In one Alnus glutinosa chromosome 14, dhAlnGlut1.1, whole genome shotgun sequence genomic region, the following are encoded:
- the LOC133857506 gene encoding peroxiredoxin-2, producing MAPIAVGDVIPDGTLSYFDEEDKLQSVSVHSLAAGKKVILFGVPGAFTPTCSLKHVPGFVEKAEELKSKGVDDILLISVNDSFVMKAWAKTYPENKHVKFLADGAAKYTHALGLELDLGEKGLGTRSRRFALLVDDLKVKLANVETGGEFTVSSAEDILKAL from the exons ATGGCCCCGATAGCCGTCGGCGACGTGATACCGGACGGTACGCTCTCCTACTTCGACGAGGAAGACAAGCTCCAATCTGTGTCCGTACACTCCCTCGCCGCCGGTAAAAAGGTTATCCTTTTCGGCGTCCCAGGTGCCTTCACCCCCACTTGCAG CTTGAAGCATGTACCAGGGTTCGTTGAGAAAGCAGAGGAGCTAAAGTCAAAGGGAGTTGacgatattttgttaattagtG TTAATGACTCCTTTGTGATGAAGGCATGGGCCAAAACATACCCTGAGAACAAGCATGTGAAGTTCCTTGCTGATGGGGCAGCGAAATACACCCATGCTCTTGGTCTTGAGCTTGACCTTGGAGAGAAAGGACTGGGCACTCGTTCGAGGAGATTTGCTCTCTTGGTGGATGACCTCAAAGTGAAGCTTGCAAATGTTGAAACTGGGGGTGAATTCACTGTCTCCAGTGCTGAGGATATTCTCAAGGCACTTTAA
- the LOC133857075 gene encoding rac-like GTP-binding protein ARAC7 codes for MSASKFIKCVTVGDGAVGKTCMLICYTSNKFPTDYIPTVFDNFSANVAVDGSIVNLGLWDTAGQEDYSRLRPLSYRGADIFVLAFSLISRASYENVLKKWMPELRRFAPNVPIVLVGTKLDIREDSRYFAEHMGSNVITSAQGEELRKQIGAAAYIECSSKTQQNVKAVFDTAIKVVLQPPRRKEMARKKRRRRSACAIATLVCGGCAA; via the exons ATGAGTGCTTCGAAGTTCATTAAATGTGTTACAGTCGGCGATGGAGCTGTTGGGAAGACCTGTATGCTCATTTGTTACACCAGCAACAAGTTCCCCACT GATTATATACCCACAGTGTTTGACAATTTCAGCGCCAATGTGGCTGTGGATGGGAGCATTGTCAATTTGGGACTCTGGGATACTGCAG GTCAGGAAGATTATAGCAGGTTAAGGCCACTGAGTTACAGAGGTGCAGATATATTTGTCTTAGCTTTCTCATTAATCAGTAGGGCAAGCTATGAAAATGTTCTTAAGAAG TGGATGCCTGAACTTCGTAGATTTGCACCCAATGTTCCAATTGTTCTTGTTGGAACAAAGTTAG ATATTCGTGAGGACAGTAGGTATTTTGCTGAGCATATGGGATCTAATGTCATAACATCTGCTCAG GGAGAGGAACTGAGGAAACAAATTGGTGCAGCAGCTTATATAGAATGCAGCTCTAAGACTCAACAG AATGTCAAAGCTGTATTTGACACTGCAATCAAGGTTGTTCTTCAACCTCCAAGGAGGAAGGAGATGGCAAGGAAGAAAAGGCGCAGAAGGTCTGCCTGTGCAATTGC GACTCTTGTCTGTGGAGGCTGTGCTGCTTAG